The following nucleotide sequence is from Zea mays cultivar B73 chromosome 1, Zm-B73-REFERENCE-NAM-5.0, whole genome shotgun sequence.
cctggtctagcgcaccagactgatcggtgtgccaccggacagtgttcggtgcaccaggggcgagtgactccaaactcttcaccttcgggtttctaaggccgcgctccgctataattcaccggactgtccggtgtgtcaccggactatccggtgtgccagcggagcaacgactgggcagcgcaacggtcaactccaacgatcgcctgcaaacgtgaacagtgcacggactgtccggtgcacaaagaagtcagagctccaatggtcgaaaccgtcagaaccttaACGATTGGgtaacgtggctggtgcaccggacagtgttcggtggcacaccggactgtccggtgcgcccatcaacagcagccatccccaacggttgaattggtggttggggctataaatacccctcaaccacctccactccaaccattcaagcattcactactcatcattcaatacaagagcaatacacaacactgcaAGAcataaatcaaagcctccgatcaaatcaaagtccacaattcaactctagtttttaggacttgtgagaagatcgacttgtgttcttttgttgctcttgttgcttggttggctttcttcttctccattcttgttctcaagacatttgtaatcaaagcaagagacaacaagttgtggtggtccttgtagggttctaaatgacccgtgtgattaaggagaaagctcacttggtctaagtgaccatttgagagagggaaagggttgaaagagacccagtctttgtgaccacctcaacggggagtaggttttttagaactgaacctcggtaaaacaaatcaccgtgtcatccgcttcatttgcttttgatttgtttttttgccctctctctcggactcgattttaattctaacgctaaccatgGCTTGTAGTTTGTCTTTTAAGTTATCAGAGTTATTAAAACTCCACCCCTTTTGGGCGCCCGTCCGCACTCGGCGGCCTCCGCGCCATCCGCCTCTTGACGCGTGGCGGCGCTGCGTCCGCTCCCGAACCTGAAGCTTTTCTTCAATAGAGTTATCTGTTCCGCGTTCCTCTCCCTTCCGAGCTAACCCTCACCCGCTGCAGCAGCCATGTCGCCCAAATTGGACCCCTCTCAGGTGGTGGAGGTCTTCGTCCGCGTGACGGGAGGCGAGGTCAGCGCGGCGTCGTCGCTGGCCCCCAAGATCGGCCCGCTCTGTCTCTCCTCGAGGAAGATTGGTGAGGACATCGCAAAGGAGACCGCCAAGGACTGGAAGGGCCTCCGCGTCACCGTCAAGCTCACCATGCAGAACCGGCAGGCTAAGGTCTCCGTCGTCCCCTCCGCcgcggcgctcgtcatcaaggcgCCCAAGGAACCCGAGAGGGACAGGAAGAAGGTCAAGAACATCAAGCACAACGGCAGCATCAGCCTTGACGACGTCATTGAGATCACCAAGACCATGCGGCATAGGTCCATGGCCAAGGAGTTGGCCGGGACCGTCAAGGAGATCCTGGGGACCTACGTCAGCGTCGGGTGCACCGTCGATGGGAAGGACCCCAAGGACTTGCAGCAGGAGATCGATGATGGTGAGGTCGAGATCCCCTCAGCTTAAAGGTACACACCAGATCTTTCTTCGCACTTTGTTATTTCATTGATTGCTCTGCGGGATTACTAAAGTTTAGATGACCTTAATGCTTGTATTACTGTGTCCTTTTTTCGCTAGATTTGTTTCAGTGACCTGCGTGGATATACCAAATGAAATTTTGAATTCTGTTTATTCTAGGTTCGCGATGAGTATATATAGGTAGCAGCAAAAGTGGTACTTGGATTTATAGCTAGAAGCAAAAGTGGAAATGGCTTTTAAATTACACTTAAAATAAATATATGTAGAGAGAATATACACATCTTAATTATTAATCTTAGTTATCAACTAACAAGTTGCCCTTAGAAAAAAATATTTCATAAATATAAATTTAGATTGATATGCCTAACTAAATGATATTATTAAATATGACTACATAATTTGTTGAACTTCCTTTATTTATTTAGTAGACCCCACCGGTGTATTTGTGGGAGCCTTCGGCACAGGGTCTACTTTTAATTTGTTACTCTAATTTTCAAATGGTTTAGGTTTTAGTGTTTCGGGTTTAGGGTCTTAGGACTAATCTAATAGGTAGGAAAGATGAACATATATGAATAATATGATAAAGAGAAAATGTCTTTGATCATTATATACATTTATGAGATATTTTGTTTTTTTATCCTTGATAATTTAAGGATAAATAGTTCATTAAGGAGAAGATAGAATCATAGCAAATCAAATTCTAATTCAAGTGTTATACTATGATTCTGAATACCCTAAAAAGGAAGGATGCAGGGAGTCGGGAGGTTGGAGTGAGAAAAACTTTTGGATATATCCATTCCGATTGAATTGCAAATATATCAATGA
It contains:
- the LOC103641586 gene encoding 60S ribosomal protein L12, encoding MSPKLDPSQVVEVFVRVTGGEVSAASSLAPKIGPLCLSSRKIGEDIAKETAKDWKGLRVTVKLTMQNRQAKVSVVPSAAALVIKAPKEPERDRKKVKNIKHNGSISLDDVIEITKTMRHRSMAKELAGTVKEILGTYVSVGCTVDGKDPKDLQQEIDDGEVEIPSA